The following coding sequences lie in one Bacteroidota bacterium genomic window:
- a CDS encoding tetratricopeptide repeat protein: MTGKKLLSGILPACLLMCFALTGNSQQLRHVFQYQINSRTNAQHQLRGNQAVLSALAASGDKDVQDLELRYRLSLEATLSQAGNDFYEWKVQLIPEFTGGDATYRQFDLSRVLVPDRCRLQADGRVYANVQGSDETSLGSAFRLRLPGHTRHPVFSVDYLSFSGQRRDEIIQHIGNVNQYWASVKLLDSLLLHAERGEADLRAGFAGLFAARDKLRKAILNARQSLEKSYQYGANDPADLQQRLHAAERFMTRYKTLLQDYRDPRDKNARLIARAIGQAQTTYLRASIKGDYRDNELMLSMSRLWPDDQLLAQFERMGSDESEMPGTQALFAEEVRLADSLLAKSDYAFALNFYEDALSWAKLSGLQVNAPSLNEKMDAARLGLLRSHLHIAARAVATGNMQLAENYRDKAAQYATVRKSEQLAQQLPRQSDDLVKAYIRQAQQLTDQKRYQEAIRMYEQAAAAARDFYNIEHELAITEGLFRTHRMVYMDLVKEAEELHNAGRTEDARRRLQQALAYRADHPEYLRTSMEAVQLQQKIGQGSAIPLPPTNERRTFPQTSAQTQAAQEAKREILRRIPEVQLKAWTNDLPEAWRMYDELLQLQKTHLLDNDAELRKAFVELDERLIERICLNHRLNIQEWTQKARQDLQRGILSGVEKMLTDAVEVANSNRGCKLDATEAQQMLERLAPVFAYQREYQQVLDAIATRGIREAAPLYITFDRSVAASNAERFGIRHQNFDSFVRSQNSLQVLLQAAEYYLEQMNDEALLGLIALLPEYQFRRDEVMPLLQRAATLFAVADRTKGVGRNGMAISDLARTDQRLLPLQKAYRQAIRQLR; this comes from the coding sequence ATGACAGGCAAGAAACTACTTTCGGGCATCCTGCCGGCGTGCTTACTCATGTGCTTTGCGCTGACCGGAAACAGCCAGCAGCTCAGGCATGTGTTCCAATACCAGATCAATTCCAGGACCAATGCCCAGCATCAGCTGCGGGGCAATCAGGCTGTGCTCAGCGCCCTGGCAGCCTCGGGAGACAAAGACGTGCAGGACCTGGAGCTCAGATACAGGCTCAGCCTCGAAGCCACACTCAGCCAGGCCGGCAACGACTTCTACGAATGGAAGGTGCAGCTTATCCCCGAATTCACCGGTGGCGATGCAACATACCGCCAGTTTGACCTGAGCAGGGTGCTCGTGCCCGACCGTTGCAGGTTGCAGGCCGACGGAAGGGTGTATGCCAACGTGCAGGGTTCCGACGAAACAAGCCTCGGAAGCGCCTTCAGGCTCCGCCTGCCAGGCCATACCAGGCACCCTGTTTTTTCGGTGGACTATCTGTCGTTCTCCGGTCAGCGACGCGACGAAATCATCCAGCATATCGGCAATGTCAATCAATACTGGGCTTCTGTGAAACTGCTCGACAGCCTGCTCCTGCATGCCGAACGCGGAGAAGCCGACCTGAGGGCAGGATTTGCCGGCTTGTTTGCTGCACGCGACAAACTGCGCAAAGCCATACTCAACGCCAGACAATCGCTCGAGAAGTCTTATCAGTACGGCGCCAACGACCCGGCAGACCTTCAACAGCGCCTCCATGCAGCCGAACGCTTCATGACCCGCTACAAGACCCTGCTTCAGGACTACCGCGACCCCCGCGATAAAAATGCACGCCTGATCGCACGAGCCATCGGCCAGGCACAGACCACCTACCTGCGTGCCTCCATCAAAGGCGATTATCGCGATAACGAGCTGATGCTGAGCATGTCGCGCCTTTGGCCCGACGACCAGCTGCTGGCACAGTTCGAACGCATGGGCTCCGACGAAAGCGAGATGCCCGGCACCCAGGCCCTCTTTGCCGAGGAAGTTCGCCTGGCCGACTCGCTGCTCGCAAAATCGGACTATGCCTTTGCTCTCAACTTTTACGAAGATGCACTCAGCTGGGCAAAGCTGAGCGGACTGCAGGTGAATGCCCCCTCGCTGAACGAAAAAATGGATGCTGCACGGCTTGGTCTGCTCCGCTCACACCTGCATATTGCCGCCAGGGCAGTGGCCACAGGAAATATGCAACTGGCCGAAAACTACCGCGACAAGGCCGCACAATATGCCACCGTGCGCAAATCGGAACAGCTTGCACAACAACTGCCCCGTCAGAGCGACGACCTGGTGAAAGCCTACATCCGCCAGGCTCAGCAACTCACCGACCAAAAACGTTACCAGGAAGCCATACGCATGTATGAACAGGCCGCCGCCGCTGCCCGCGACTTTTATAACATCGAGCATGAGCTGGCCATCACCGAAGGGCTTTTCCGGACACACCGCATGGTCTATATGGACCTGGTGAAAGAAGCCGAAGAGCTGCACAATGCCGGCCGTACCGAAGATGCCCGCAGGAGACTTCAGCAGGCGCTGGCCTACCGTGCCGACCATCCGGAATACCTGCGCACCTCGATGGAAGCCGTACAGCTGCAACAAAAAATAGGACAGGGCAGCGCCATACCCCTCCCGCCCACCAACGAACGCCGCACCTTTCCGCAAACATCGGCACAAACACAGGCCGCACAGGAAGCCAAACGCGAAATCCTGCGCCGCATCCCTGAGGTGCAACTCAAAGCCTGGACCAACGACCTGCCCGAAGCCTGGCGCATGTACGACGAACTGCTCCAGCTTCAAAAAACACACCTGCTCGACAACGATGCCGAGCTGCGCAAGGCCTTTGTCGAACTCGACGAGCGCCTTATCGAACGCATCTGCCTCAACCACAGGCTGAACATCCAGGAATGGACGCAGAAAGCCCGTCAGGACCTTCAACGCGGCATCCTGAGCGGGGTGGAAAAGATGCTCACCGATGCCGTGGAAGTGGCCAACAGCAACCGCGGCTGCAAACTCGATGCCACCGAAGCCCAGCAAATGCTCGAACGCCTTGCGCCCGTCTTCGCCTACCAGCGCGAATACCAGCAGGTGCTCGACGCCATCGCCACACGGGGCATCAGGGAAGCTGCACCTTTATATATTACTTTCGACCGCAGTGTGGCCGCTTCCAATGCCGAACGCTTCGGAATCAGGCACCAGAATTTCGACAGCTTTGTCCGCAGCCAGAACAGCCTGCAGGTGCTCCTTCAGGCGGCTGAATATTACCTGGAACAAATGAACGACGAGGCCCTGCTGGGACTCATCGCCTTGCTGCCGGAATACCAGTTTCGCCGCGATGAGGTGATGCCCTTGCTGCAACGTGCCGCCACCCTGTTTGCCGTTGCCGACCGTACCAAAGGCGTGGGACGCAACGGCATGGCCATCAGCGACCTGGCCCGCACCGACCAGCGACTACTCCCCCTGCAAAAAGCCTACCGCCAGGCCATCAGGCAGTTAAGGTGA
- a CDS encoding metallophosphoesterase, with the protein MKILLIQLSDIHFKEGENSVLKKEEKLFEAIRNTTLEYEGIFLVVTGDIAFSGKEKEYEVGANFLKGLKAKLEEYSKKKIQILTIAGNHDCDFGIDTKARQNQLTIIQRLGDSAIDDSVINQCVEVQKNYFSFRDSIQETVKPAYDHPLLSVYPFDYGEKRIVFHCYNTAYMSEIHEQNGKMFYSTTLFPETVFNAKADLVISLFHHPFHWLNPTNRREFATHIHKTADFYLTGHEHTASKEMIDDLEENTVYHIEGSVLQDSGNIFESEFHLIGFDLSTQSFKIDTFFWNEDKYELSASDAEWVNYKRGKIKLKSKYNVTREFSEVLNDVGGKFRHPYKSDIKLGDIYVYPTLRYFNTKESSEENISILLENAESVIRNIKPNSKYLLFGGENIGKTSLLRTVFKTLYQKNYVPIIIDGKSIKNSGLDDFKKLVEKEFINQYGTDALEDFKQEDISNVFILIDDFDKNPLKNQKAKGRFIKSICSYYKNLLFIGNELVAIEEIIADEETPGDLFSDFHQYEILEFNHSMRSKLIHRWYTLGREDFVTDEETYKKIDNAMRSISIAMGQRIVPNYPIFLLILLQALESTNPHDLQVSSYGNYYQLLILKSLTDNIREQSELNTYQSYCAELANFFFDKKTTIISRNEFDTFHKDISQFTKMDLPASMTADKTIETLFKVGVLNSFGDTIEFKYQYTYYYFKAQYLAKNIAKKETREVISKLCQRLYRTEFANILMFLIHFSSDEFIITELIKNASDIFKELNPCKLENDISHLHELVTELPKLYLKSKSVEEVRNEENSKQDSLELQQKETEDKPTWDLDEDVSEIDIVSKLNLSFKLIEIIGQILKNNPSGSLTGPVKYQLLKETYTLGLRTLNVFFSVLNDNTDFIINQLQEIISKIEEKRNENRTDGEKREVEKEKVEKIARQLLFSLCTQISYTFVKKISDSVGTSKLMDKYQMVQSEFDFASVRLINFLIKLDQVSGFPDRDMQTLKDYVEKHPLSYYLLKRMVVNHLHRHPVDFRDRQRICAFLGIPIESQLRLEADRKKHDKK; encoded by the coding sequence ATGAAAATATTACTAATTCAATTATCGGATATTCACTTTAAAGAAGGTGAAAATTCTGTTCTCAAAAAAGAAGAAAAACTGTTTGAAGCGATTAGGAATACTACATTAGAATATGAGGGAATATTTCTTGTAGTAACTGGCGACATTGCATTTTCGGGCAAAGAAAAGGAATATGAGGTTGGTGCAAATTTCCTAAAAGGCCTTAAAGCAAAACTTGAAGAATATAGTAAGAAGAAAATTCAGATACTTACAATAGCCGGAAATCATGATTGTGATTTTGGCATTGACACAAAAGCAAGACAAAATCAATTAACCATCATACAACGCCTCGGTGACTCTGCGATTGATGATTCGGTTATTAATCAATGCGTTGAAGTTCAGAAAAACTACTTTTCTTTTAGAGATTCAATTCAAGAAACTGTAAAACCTGCTTACGACCATCCATTACTTTCTGTTTATCCTTTCGACTATGGCGAGAAACGAATTGTATTTCATTGTTACAATACCGCCTATATGTCTGAAATACATGAACAGAACGGGAAAATGTTTTATTCAACTACGCTTTTTCCTGAAACAGTATTCAATGCTAAAGCAGATTTAGTTATCAGTTTATTCCATCACCCATTTCATTGGTTAAATCCTACAAACAGGAGAGAATTTGCAACTCATATTCATAAAACTGCCGATTTTTATTTGACAGGGCATGAACATACGGCATCAAAAGAAATGATTGATGACCTTGAAGAAAATACTGTCTATCATATTGAAGGTTCTGTTTTGCAGGATTCAGGCAACATCTTTGAGAGCGAATTTCATCTAATAGGCTTCGACCTATCTACACAATCATTTAAAATTGACACGTTCTTTTGGAATGAAGATAAATATGAATTGTCTGCAAGTGATGCTGAATGGGTAAATTACAAAAGAGGCAAAATAAAACTCAAATCTAAATACAATGTTACTCGTGAGTTTTCAGAAGTTTTAAATGACGTTGGTGGCAAATTCAGGCACCCATACAAATCAGATATTAAACTAGGTGATATTTATGTTTATCCGACACTCCGATACTTTAACACGAAAGAAAGTAGCGAAGAAAACATTTCAATCCTTCTTGAAAATGCCGAAAGTGTTATCAGGAATATTAAACCTAACTCAAAATACTTGTTATTTGGAGGTGAGAATATTGGCAAGACATCACTTCTAAGAACAGTATTTAAAACACTTTACCAAAAAAATTATGTGCCAATAATAATTGATGGTAAAAGCATAAAAAATTCGGGGCTTGACGATTTCAAAAAACTCGTTGAAAAAGAGTTTATCAATCAATATGGAACAGATGCTTTAGAAGATTTTAAGCAGGAAGATATTTCAAATGTCTTTATTTTAATAGATGATTTTGATAAGAATCCACTTAAAAATCAAAAGGCAAAAGGCCGCTTTATTAAAAGCATTTGTAGCTACTACAAAAATTTACTTTTTATCGGTAACGAATTAGTGGCAATTGAAGAAATAATTGCAGATGAAGAAACTCCTGGCGATTTGTTTTCAGATTTTCATCAATACGAGATTCTCGAATTCAATCACTCGATGCGTTCTAAACTTATTCATCGTTGGTATACATTGGGGAGAGAGGATTTTGTAACAGACGAGGAAACTTATAAGAAAATTGACAATGCAATGCGTTCAATTAGCATTGCGATGGGTCAAAGAATTGTCCCCAATTATCCAATTTTCCTTTTAATTCTTTTGCAAGCATTAGAGTCAACTAATCCTCATGATTTGCAAGTAAGTTCATACGGAAACTACTATCAACTATTAATATTAAAATCGCTTACAGACAATATCAGAGAACAATCTGAGCTAAACACTTATCAAAGTTATTGTGCTGAATTAGCAAACTTTTTCTTTGATAAAAAGACAACAATCATTTCTCGCAATGAATTTGACACCTTTCATAAGGATATAAGTCAATTTACAAAAATGGATTTGCCTGCTTCAATGACGGCAGATAAAACAATTGAAACGCTTTTTAAGGTGGGTGTCTTAAATTCCTTTGGAGATACAATTGAGTTTAAATACCAATATACCTATTACTATTTTAAGGCTCAATACTTGGCTAAAAACATCGCCAAGAAAGAAACCAGAGAAGTAATTTCAAAATTATGTCAACGACTTTACAGAACAGAGTTTGCAAACATTCTCATGTTTTTAATTCACTTTAGTAGTGATGAATTTATAATTACTGAATTGATAAAGAATGCAAGTGACATTTTTAAAGAACTGAATCCTTGTAAACTTGAAAACGACATTTCTCATTTACATGAATTAGTTACTGAATTGCCAAAACTGTATCTTAAATCAAAATCTGTTGAAGAAGTTCGAAACGAAGAAAATTCAAAGCAAGATTCTTTAGAGTTGCAGCAAAAAGAAACAGAAGATAAACCAACATGGGATTTAGATGAAGATGTTAGCGAAATTGATATTGTTTCAAAATTGAATTTGAGTTTTAAACTGATTGAAATAATAGGACAAATTTTAAAGAACAATCCAAGTGGCTCACTGACTGGTCCTGTGAAATATCAACTACTTAAAGAAACATACACCCTTGGACTAAGGACATTGAATGTATTTTTCTCCGTATTAAACGACAACACTGACTTTATAATAAATCAACTACAAGAAATAATTTCAAAGATTGAAGAAAAACGGAATGAAAATCGAACAGATGGAGAAAAAAGAGAAGTTGAAAAAGAAAAGGTAGAGAAAATTGCTAGACAACTTTTGTTTTCACTTTGCACTCAAATCTCATACACTTTTGTTAAGAAGATTTCTGATTCTGTTGGCACAAGTAAATTAATGGACAAATATCAAATGGTTCAGAGTGAATTTGATTTTGCCTCTGTTAGGTTAATTAATTTCTTAATTAAACTCGACCAAGTTTCAGGTTTCCCCGACAGAGATATGCAAACATTGAAAGATTATGTTGAGAAACATCCATTGTCTTATTACTTGCTGAAAAGAATGGTAGTTAATCACCTACACAGACACCCAGTTGACTTTAGAGATAGACAAAGAATTTGTGCATTTTTAGGAATACCAATTGAAAGCCAATTAAGACTTGAAGCAGACAGAAAGAAACATGATAAAAAATAG